Sequence from the Fusobacterium russii ATCC 25533 genome:
CCTATAATTTTTTAATTTTAATTAAAATTTTTTAAGTTTTTAATAGGATTATGTGAAAGCTCATTCCCCCTTTATAATAAAATTTTTATTTTTAATTTTCTATAAAAATAAGGAAGTGCACATTTTAAACTTTTTTTAAAATGTAACACCTCCCTTAGTCTTAAATTTTTTTAGAATTTATAACCTAGCCCTGTGCTGAATCTTATATCTTTTTTATCGCTTCCATGGCTGAAACCGTAGTCCATTTTTAAGTTAAATAATAGTCCGACTTTATTTTCCATCATATATTCAAGCCCTAAGCTTGTTCTGCCCTTTTCTTTTGCAGGAACTAAAACATCAAATTCTCTTCCTCCAACTACATTGGCTCTAACATTTGTTGCCTTTGCCCCACTTAATACTCTTTCATAAGAAAGACCGAATACAAAGTTATGATTTGTATTTCCATTTACTAGAACTTTCTTTAAATCTAAAGCTAATTCAGCTTGTGTTTG
This genomic interval carries:
- a CDS encoding autotransporter outer membrane beta-barrel domain-containing protein yields the protein EKAKQKNRAFDLYAEARYTKDLGNNLYFEPSFGLAYSRVKQGGATENDGKVNLNIKSKTYNQTQAELALDLKKVLVNGNTNHNFVFGLSYERVLSGAKATNVRANVVGGREFDVLVPAKEKGRTSLGLEYMMENKVGLLFNLKMDYGFSHGSDKKDIRFSTGLGYKF